From the Prunus dulcis chromosome 4, ALMONDv2, whole genome shotgun sequence genome, one window contains:
- the LOC117626537 gene encoding C2 domain-containing protein At1g53590-like — MDVTEVTVIHHVGIVLMMLWFLSHFNCCHPVAYFFSLIYLYLVHERYVMRLRRKLQFDERKQANQRRVLSDSETVRWLNHAVEKIWPICMEQIASQKILLPIIPWFLEKYKPWTVGKAVVQHLYLGRNPPMFTEMRVLRQSTDDDHLVLELGMNFLTADDMLGILAVKLRKRLGFGIWTKLHITGMHVEGKVLIGVKFLRKWPFLGRVRLCFVEPPYFQMTVKPIFTRGLDVTEVPGIDGWLDKLLAIAFEQTLVQPNMLVVDMEKFTSPEPENWFSVDEKEPVAHVRIEVIEASDMKPSDLNGFADPYVKGQMGVYQFKTKIQKKTLTPKWHEEFKIPIITWDSPNVLAIEVHDKDIFVDDTLGDCSIKISDLRDGGRHDMWLPLQNIKTAGRLHIAVTVVEDNGKGDDCPDIPEMLDVEDKRNSFANETANKSSFSSVSSEKSPRVADHFEPIDIEGQKETGIWVHHPGSEVSQTWETRKGKGRRLNTQIHGEANGTNGRSSVASGTQVNDGSSTDENPEDRHPMASFRRGLHKIFHRNSKKEDNSSSFTEAVPTPRVNLRAINEKEAGVKFVVEDNISVPPSGKVSKEGALSSGESGPDSPGKGKVKSFFRNAEKSVKRALSKKGSRKSQADSCAVSERDILEGSNSSDDESLPSPPFVEMIPVASRDIPCGSVNDSSKPEEDVVQPVIFTAVDAEGPTEKVEHEELVRPMEKVELEEVEKVHEEVDSPGRNGDGLYEPLKVEAS, encoded by the exons atggaTGTAACAGAGGTTACAGTGATACACCATGTGGGCATTGTGTTAATGATGCTTTGGTTTCTTTCTCACTTCAATTGCTGCCACCCCGTTGCCTACTTTTTCTCTCTGATTTATCTCTACCTG GTTCATGAGCGGTATGTTATGAGATTGCGGAGGAAATTACAATTTGATGAAAGAAAGCAGGCTAATCAGAGAAGG GTGCTTTCTGATTCCGAGACTGTGCGGTGGTTGAACCATGCAGTTGAAAAGATATGGCCTATATGTATGGAACAGATTGCTTCACAGAAAATTCTCCTACCTATCATACCTTGGTTTTTGGAGAAGTACAAACCGTGGACTGTT GGCAAGGCTGTAGTTCAGCATCTCTACTTAGGAAGAAACCCACCTATGTTCACAGAGATGAGAGTTCTTCGCCAATCTACCGATGATGACCACTTG GTTCTGGAGTTGGGAATGAATTTTCTGACAGCTGATGATATGCTTGGAATTCTGGCTGTGAAGCTGAGGAAAAGACTAGGTTTTGGAATCTGGACAAAGTTGCATATTACAGGCATGCATGTTGAAGGAAAG GTCCTGATTGGGGTGAAGTTCCTTCGCAAGTGGCCTTTCCTTGGCCGTGTGAGATTATGCTTTGTGGAGCCTCCATATTTTCAAATGACCGTCAAGCCTATTTTTACTCGAGGGCTTGATGTTACAGAAGTTCCTGGGATTGACGGATGGCTG GATAAGCTTCTCGCCATTGCCTTTGAGCAGACACTTGTTCAg CCTAATATGCTGGTTGTTGACATGGAGAAATTTACTTCACCAGAGCCAG AAAATTGGTTCTCTGTGGATGAGAAGGAGCCTGTTGCTCATGTCAGAATAGAAGTCATCGAAGCATCAGACATGAAACCCTCCGATCTAAATG GATTCGCTGACCCTTATGTGAAGGGTCAAATGGGCGTTTACCAATTCAAAACGAAGATACAAAAGAAAACGCTGACTCCAAAATGGCACGAGGAATTTAAGATCCCCATTATTACATGGGATTCACCTAATGTGCTAGCTATTGAAGTTCATGACAAGGacatatttgttgatgacACCCTTGG AGACTGTTCCATTAAAATCAGTGATCTTAGAGATGGCGGGAGGCATGACATGTGGTTGCCTCTTCAAAACATTAAAACAGCAGGGAGGCTGCATATTGCAGTAACTGTAGTAGAAGATAATGGGAAG GGGGATGATTGTCCAGATATTCCGGAAATGCTAGATGTGGAAGATAAAAGAAATTCCTTTGCCAATGAGACTGCTAATAAAAGTTCCTTCTCATCTGTATCATCAGAGAAATCTCCTAGGGTGGCAGATCATTTTGAGCCTATTGATATAGAAGGGCAAAAGGAAACTGGTATATGGGTCCATCATCCAGGAAGTGAAGTTTCACAAACTTGGGAGACTAGAAAAGGAAAGGGTCGAAGACTTAATACCCAGATTCATGGGGAGGCTAATGGTACTAACGGTCGTAGTTCAGTGGCATCTGGAACCCAAGTAAATGATGGCAGCAGTACTGATGAGAATCCTGAGGATAGACATCCAATGGCATCATTTCGCCGGGGTCTGCATAAGATATTCCATAGGAATTCCAAGAAGGAGGATAATTCAAGCAGCTTTACAGAGGCTGTTCCAACCCCTCGTGTTAATCTAAGGGCAATTAATGAAAAGGAGGCTGGTGTAAAGTTTGTTGTGGAAGACAACATTTCGGTCCCTCCTTCTGGTAAGGTTTCAAAAGAAGGGGCTTTAAGTTCTGGAGAGAGTGGTCCCGATAGCCCAGGAAAGGGTAAGGTGAAGAGTTTCTTTAGAAATGCCGAAAAATCCGTAAAGCGTGCACTTTCAAAGAAAGGTTCTAGAAAGTCTCAAGCTGATTCATGTGCAGTGAGTGAAAGAGACATTTTAGAAGGTTCCAACTCTTCTGATGACGAATCTCTTCCTTCCCCCCCATTTGTTGAAATGATACCTGTCGCCTCCAGGGATATACCTTGTGGCTCCGTCAATGATTCAAGTAAACCAGAGGAGGATGTGGTTCAGCCGGTAATTTTCACGGCAGTGGACGCTGAAGGCCCAACGGAGAAGGTTGAACATGAAGAACTCGTACGCCCAATGGAGAAGGTTGAACTTGAAGAAGTCGAAAAGGTTCACGAGGAGGTGGACAGCCCTGGAAGAAATGGCGATGGATTGTATGAGCCGTTAAAAGTTGAAGCTAGCTGA
- the LOC117626445 gene encoding 60S ribosomal protein L18a-like protein isoform X2 → MGEDEKKKGAASDHQQYPHPPEYGTFQGVANYPPPPPPPPTGFPQPVPPPGAADPPAPHPQYYTQGYQTVQGYAVAEGRPVRERRLPCCGIGCGWFLLFLLQLLSSSVQQREVMPGNLRGRNCIACKIDTYTSPDS, encoded by the exons ATGGGCgaagatgaaaagaagaaaggagcAGCAAGTGATCATCAGCAATATCCGCATCCACCTGAGTATGGAACGTTCCAAGGCGTAGCCAACTATCCGCCgccgccaccgccaccgccgACAGGATTCCCTCAGCCGGTTCCGCCGCCTGGAGCTGCCGACCCTCCTGCTCCTCATCCTCAGTACTACACTCAGGGATATCAAACTGTTCAAG GCTATGCAGTTGCTGAAGGAAGACCAGTAAGAGAGCGCCGCCTTCCTTGCTGTGGTATTGGCTGTGGCTGGTTCCT GCTATTCTTGCTACAATTGCTATCATCCTCGGTGCAACAAAGGGAGGTAATGCCTGGTAATCTCAGAGGGAGGAATTGTATAGCTTGCAAGATTGATACATACACGAGTCCAGATTCTTGA
- the LOC117626445 gene encoding 60S ribosomal protein L18a-like protein isoform X3, whose translation MGEDEKKKGAASDHQQYPHPPEYGTFQGVANYPPPPPPPPTGFPQPVPPPGAADPPAPHPQYYTQGYQTVQGYAVAEGRPVRERRLPCCGIGCGWFLCEGIEMCRNPISRRECLGRESKHSVFIRSLPSSY comes from the exons ATGGGCgaagatgaaaagaagaaaggagcAGCAAGTGATCATCAGCAATATCCGCATCCACCTGAGTATGGAACGTTCCAAGGCGTAGCCAACTATCCGCCgccgccaccgccaccgccgACAGGATTCCCTCAGCCGGTTCCGCCGCCTGGAGCTGCCGACCCTCCTGCTCCTCATCCTCAGTACTACACTCAGGGATATCAAACTGTTCAAG GCTATGCAGTTGCTGAAGGAAGACCAGTAAGAGAGCGCCGCCTTCCTTGCTGTGGTATTGGCTGTGGCTGGTTCCT GTGTGAAGGAATTGAGATGTGCAGAAATCCAATTAGCCGGAGAGAGTGTTTGGGGCGTGAATCAAAACATAGTGTTTTCATTAGGTCTCTTCCCTCATCATACTGA
- the LOC117626445 gene encoding 60S ribosomal protein L18a-like protein isoform X1, with translation MGEDEKKKGAASDHQQYPHPPEYGTFQGVANYPPPPPPPPTGFPQPVPPPGAADPPAPHPQYYTQGYQTVQGYAVAEGRPVRERRLPCCGIGCGWFLFIIGFFLATVPWYIGALIMLCARIDHREKPGYIACAVGAILATIAIILGATKGGNAW, from the exons ATGGGCgaagatgaaaagaagaaaggagcAGCAAGTGATCATCAGCAATATCCGCATCCACCTGAGTATGGAACGTTCCAAGGCGTAGCCAACTATCCGCCgccgccaccgccaccgccgACAGGATTCCCTCAGCCGGTTCCGCCGCCTGGAGCTGCCGACCCTCCTGCTCCTCATCCTCAGTACTACACTCAGGGATATCAAACTGTTCAAG GCTATGCAGTTGCTGAAGGAAGACCAGTAAGAGAGCGCCGCCTTCCTTGCTGTGGTATTGGCTGTGGCTGGTTCCT GTTTATTATTGGTTTCTTCCTTGCTACCGTCCCCTGGTATATCGGTGCACTTATCATGCTATGTGCCAGGATAGACCACCGAGAGAAACCAGGATATATTGCTTGTGCAGTTGGT GCTATTCTTGCTACAATTGCTATCATCCTCGGTGCAACAAAGGGAGGTAATGCCTGGTAA